The following proteins are co-located in the Chryseobacterium daecheongense genome:
- a CDS encoding lysophospholipid acyltransferase family protein gives MSLISKNDLIQASGLSKIGFLKNPVASAIMSVAKINEVNKLYDKLKDKEGKDFFDSFVRERNLSYIAFEEDLAKIPKTGPFILVSNHPLGAIDGILMCKILTEVRPDFKVMGNFLLEKIKPMEPYVISVNPFENRKGAYSSSSGMRETLKHLENGGCVGIFPAGEVSNKNNPYSEILDKEWEKPALKLIKMAKVPVVPMYFHAKNSTLFYQVAKIHANLQTLMLPSEMMNDREKPIRIRIGKPIAVKAMDEMETIEELGEFLKRKVYMMKSYYEKRKSLAQVINLQNLSLKFPLLKEENIVQNIIDETPKENILSDINKLRGTDKMLFSNGNYEIYFTTYEEIPSVMREIGRQRELTFRAVGEGSNLPFDLDEYDKHYHHLFLWDNTAETLVGAYRMALGKDVMKKYGIKGFYTSSLFEFEQDIHPFFKKVIEMGRAYICQEYQQKPLPLFLLWRGIVHVCLRNSDHKFLMGGVSISNKFSEFSKSLMIEFMRSNYYDGAVAQYITPRNEYKVKLRDRDKNIFFEEMESDLNKLDKIIDDLEPELRLPVLIKKYIKQNAKVIAFNVDPNFNDAIDGLMYIRISDLPESTIKPVLEEMSEQIRKEQENNPAENQ, from the coding sequence ATGAGCTTAATTTCGAAAAACGATTTAATCCAGGCTTCCGGCTTAAGTAAAATAGGGTTCCTAAAGAATCCTGTGGCATCTGCTATCATGAGCGTTGCTAAAATAAATGAAGTCAATAAACTATATGATAAACTAAAAGACAAGGAAGGTAAAGACTTTTTCGATTCATTTGTGAGGGAAAGAAACTTAAGCTATATTGCTTTTGAAGAAGATTTGGCTAAAATTCCCAAAACAGGTCCATTTATTTTGGTATCCAATCATCCTCTTGGAGCAATTGATGGGATATTGATGTGTAAAATATTAACAGAAGTGCGTCCGGATTTCAAAGTAATGGGTAATTTTCTACTGGAGAAAATAAAACCAATGGAACCGTATGTAATTTCTGTAAATCCATTTGAAAACAGAAAAGGTGCTTACAGCAGCTCTTCCGGAATGCGTGAAACTTTAAAACATCTTGAAAACGGAGGATGTGTAGGTATTTTTCCAGCTGGTGAGGTTTCCAATAAAAACAATCCTTATAGTGAGATTTTGGATAAGGAGTGGGAAAAGCCCGCTCTAAAACTGATCAAAATGGCAAAAGTACCGGTTGTGCCCATGTATTTTCATGCAAAAAACAGTACTTTATTTTATCAGGTCGCTAAGATCCATGCTAATTTACAAACCCTGATGTTACCATCAGAAATGATGAATGACAGGGAAAAACCTATCCGTATCAGAATCGGTAAACCGATTGCGGTAAAGGCGATGGATGAAATGGAGACCATCGAAGAACTGGGTGAGTTTTTAAAGCGTAAGGTTTATATGATGAAATCTTACTACGAAAAGCGAAAATCATTAGCGCAGGTTATCAACCTGCAAAACCTATCGTTAAAATTCCCTTTACTTAAAGAAGAAAATATTGTACAGAATATTATTGATGAAACTCCCAAAGAAAATATTCTTTCTGACATCAATAAGCTGAGAGGTACGGATAAAATGCTTTTCAGTAATGGCAATTACGAAATCTATTTTACAACCTACGAAGAAATTCCTTCCGTAATGAGGGAAATAGGCAGACAAAGGGAACTTACATTCCGTGCTGTAGGAGAAGGCAGCAATCTCCCTTTTGATCTTGATGAATATGATAAACATTATCACCATCTTTTTCTTTGGGACAATACGGCAGAGACACTTGTCGGAGCTTACAGGATGGCTTTAGGTAAAGATGTCATGAAGAAATATGGTATCAAAGGATTCTATACCAGTTCACTTTTTGAATTTGAACAGGATATCCATCCGTTCTTCAAAAAGGTTATTGAAATGGGGAGAGCCTATATCTGCCAGGAATATCAACAGAAACCTCTTCCACTTTTTTTATTGTGGCGGGGAATTGTTCATGTGTGCCTGAGAAATTCTGATCATAAGTTCCTGATGGGTGGCGTGAGTATTTCCAATAAATTCTCCGAATTTTCAAAGTCTTTAATGATTGAGTTCATGCGCTCAAATTATTATGACGGAGCCGTTGCCCAATACATCACTCCAAGAAACGAATACAAGGTAAAGCTTAGGGACCGCGACAAAAATATCTTTTTCGAAGAGATGGAATCCGATCTTAATAAGCTTGACAAAATCATTGATGATCTTGAACCGGAATTAAGATTACCTGTTCTGATCAAAAAATACATAAAGCAAAACGCAAAAGTAATCGCATTCAATGTGGATCCAAACTTCAATGATGCCATTGATGGACTAATGTATATTCGAATCAGTGATCTTCCGGAAAGCACGATTAAGCCGGTATTGGAAGAAATGAGTGAACAAATCAGGAAAGAGCAGGAAAATAATCCGGCTGAGAATCAGTAG
- a CDS encoding galactose mutarotase, whose amino-acid sequence MGIISEVAFNTVHNNQKVQLFTLKNKNGMIVQITNYGAIIVSINVKDKEGKLTDVVQGYNTAQEYIDNNKLYQGAICGRYANRIKKGKFTLNRKKYSLTVNDGSNHLHGGLIGFDKKIWDVKETSASKVTFQYTSPDGDEGYPGTVTVTVTYSINENNELRLDYSGTTDQETILSLVNHSYFNLAGEGSGTINNHHLQIEADFYTPLTKNHEPTGEILTVKNTPFDFTSLTCIGDRINSDHDQLAIANGYDHNFVLKHGIYSLDLVATAIEPGSGRKMEVFTTMPGLQLYTANWIKNEKGKEDHIYQERESFCLETQNFPDAINQSHFPSPVLTPRSVYKHSTIYKFSIIDTK is encoded by the coding sequence ATGGGTATTATCAGTGAAGTGGCTTTTAATACAGTTCACAATAATCAGAAAGTACAATTATTCACTTTGAAAAATAAGAATGGGATGATTGTACAGATAACTAATTATGGTGCAATCATAGTTAGTATTAATGTTAAAGATAAAGAGGGGAAATTGACAGATGTGGTACAAGGATATAATACGGCACAAGAATATATTGATAATAATAAACTTTATCAAGGAGCTATTTGTGGTCGATATGCTAATCGTATCAAAAAAGGAAAATTTACATTAAACAGAAAAAAATACTCATTAACAGTTAACGATGGGAGTAATCATTTGCACGGTGGTTTGATTGGTTTTGATAAGAAAATATGGGATGTTAAAGAGACTTCCGCCTCAAAAGTGACCTTTCAATATACTTCTCCTGACGGGGATGAGGGTTATCCGGGTACAGTAACTGTAACAGTAACCTATTCTATTAATGAAAATAATGAATTAAGATTAGATTATTCAGGAACAACAGATCAGGAAACTATACTCAGCCTTGTGAATCACTCTTATTTTAATTTGGCAGGAGAAGGTAGTGGAACAATAAATAACCACCACTTGCAGATCGAGGCTGATTTTTACACTCCTCTTACAAAAAATCATGAACCAACGGGTGAGATCTTAACTGTAAAAAATACCCCGTTTGATTTTACCTCCCTGACATGTATTGGAGACAGAATTAATAGTGATCACGATCAACTTGCTATTGCTAATGGATATGATCATAATTTTGTTTTAAAACACGGTATATATAGTTTAGATTTAGTAGCTACCGCTATAGAGCCAGGGTCGGGTAGAAAAATGGAAGTATTTACCACTATGCCGGGCTTACAATTATATACTGCCAATTGGATAAAAAACGAAAAAGGAAAAGAGGATCACATATACCAGGAAAGAGAGTCGTTTTGTTTGGAAACGCAAAACTTTCCCGACGCAATTAATCAATCTCATTTTCCATCACCAGTACTAACTCCTAGAAGTGTATATAAACATTCAACTATTTACAAATTCTCAATTATTGACACCAAATAA